TCAATCATTATTGATTGAGGAAAGATTTTTAGCTATACGTTATCATTTATGTGCATCTATTTTAGATTTATTAAAATGAGTTGTGATTCATAAATCGACTCAGTTCGTCTATAAAAAATAGTGATCAATCAAACTAGCTAGTAAAATCATGTCTTATTTAAAAGTGAATTAATTTAATTCTGTTcaaataactaataaattaaataagttcAAATCGAGTAAATAGTTAGCTCGTCTAtctattttttgttgtttgcTACATTAAGTTTAAGGAATTTATATTATGCACTTTGTTATAGATTTATCAactattttttagattttagataatttattatcaaagtatatgaatgtatgatattttttatttgtatgaTATTAAGTGAAAAAATTGCTTAAATTATGTAGTAATtaaaaaacatgaaaaaaaagTAACACATGTTAAACATACTCACTAATATAATCCTTTTTCATAAAATGATTTTCTGTTTAAATCATGTTAATCTTAACAAGCTAAGTGTTCTTAACACACCCATTAATAAGACTCTATCCATATAAACACATGAATTCAATGAAATATTCAGAAGTCAGAACAGAAGATGAGATTTAGCAATTGAATGCTGCTCCCCCACCCCTATCTGATCTACAAAAATATGATTGAAGACTTTCTTACGATgcagaataaaaaacaaataaaatcaCGCGTGCTGGCCTCTTGTTATGTATTATTATATTGTCATCTCAATagtcacccaaaaaaaaaagggaaaaagacaaataggtccctgacttttcaaacttttgacaaatacatttctgacaaaatttaaatacaaaaaggTCCCTGACTTTAACAAACGGAGGACAATTTAGTCCTTCCGTCTATTTGCCTCTCATACACCTAACGGAACTGGCTGACGTGGCTGAAACGGTGTACAGGTGTCCGTTACGGTGCCACGTTGGAAGGGGAaaaaagttcgaaggacaaataagtccttgacgtcattttacaaataaagttcgaaggacaaattaaataggtccttgagaattttttttttcaaaattaataaactcatttcctaaattctctcatctacctctctctatttttatatttctctctactatttttactctatatataattatattttatattagtaatttgacaaatcaaaatatgtcattcaataattttttacaattaaaatattttaaatgtaaaattatacacattaaattattttaaattttagataacgaatgttaaaattaattactaataaaaaattaaactttttcatataaaaataataactaaaaatcttattatttaattttttatctgcaGATATCTTGGTCTTCTTAGTAAGAAACTTTTGTCAACTTACgatttttttgtaaaagtagtttgattttataaatcttttgtgtCATGCATAATTTATACTGTTAGAACAAAGTgaactataatttaaaaaaaatattctcgTAATGTTATTATGCATAAAAATACTAGttctaatataatacacaaatgcaCTAATGCTAACTTAATACATGAATGATGCACAAATGAACTAATGCTAACTTGATGCATAAATGAACTGATGCTAACTAATGCCACTGGTATGATGAAAACTGAACTAATGCAATTTAACaaattctaatataatacacaaatatactaaaactaaactaatgcaATTTAAGAAAAAGAGTAGAAACATAACAAGCCCAATTTCTacaattttaatacaaataatttaaattgtagaataaaacaagttaactagatttcaaaatacaagcataattttatcagaaattatttttaatatggaaaGAAAATTGGTATTTTGGTTGAATATTGACATTTGAAGTGTATTACAGTATTGTGAAAATTATTCAACATGCCTCCACGTGTTGGCTAAGATGCTGCCACGTGTTCAACACGCCCCCACGTGTTGGCCAGAATGATGCCACGTGTTCACCACGCCCCCACGTGTTGACTTCCCACAAAAAAAATCCACCCATCTATAATTACACCACATTCTCTcattttcaacaaaaacaccaatattttttccatacaaaaaaaaaaaattagcctaattttataaactaaattctcataatagaagcataatagaagtataatgaaaaaaaaattctcaaggacctatttgtccttcgaactttatttgtaaaatgacgtcaaggacttatttgtccttcgaactttttTCCCCTTCCAACGTGGCACCGTAACGGACACCTGTACACCGTTTCAGCCACGTCAGCCAGTTCCGTTCGGTGCATGAGAGGCAAATAGACGGAAGGACTAAATTGTCCTCCGTTTGTTAAAGTCAGggacttttttgtatttaaattttgttaggGATATATTTGTCAAAAGTTTGAAAAGTCAAGGACCTATCTGtcttttttccaaaaaaaaaatattgtcactCAATTATTGAATAGATATCATAGAAAGATGGTAAATATTTTATGGAACTCTCAAGAAGAGCTTCATTTAATGGAGCTGtcaaacatatttaaaaaacGAAAATGTTTAGTAACCAAATAAAATTATAGCAAAAAACAGATATAACTTACCTTATTTAACATTCATTAATTGTTGCAACAATAAATAAATGCTAAATAAGACAAATTCTGACTGTTTCTTTTGTCTCCCTAGCATTAACCTTAAAAAATTActccatatttttttattgtatttatcagtgaataacaataatttttaaaggTGATTGCTACGGTACGATGATAAATTTATACGTATCGATACGTTTAAAATATGgacaaataacaataaaatatgtggaatttattttccacatcaatatttaagtttttcttttttaaatatatagtatatcaccacttttactaaaagacccttttaattaaataaaaataaaaaatatttatttatttaattttataaaaagacttaaacatcttttctttatttgattagacaaaaatacccttttaaattaatcaaattttaaaattcaattaatcctaattttataattttaaataattaaaacaacaaaacaaaaacacattaaaaaaacaaaaaattaaaattattcttttcaTCTATGtttaacatattaaaaaaataaaaaatcaaaattgttCTTCATCTGCCTTTAGAAACCTTCTCGTTCAGCTATGAAGGTTTCAGTGTTCCTCGTCTTCTCTCCTCTTCCTATCCTCTCTCTCTGTCTCTGTCTGCTCATCGATCTCTCTCATCTGTCTCTCCTGGTCAGGGTTCACCGCCAATGGCACGAGGCCCGCCACCTCCGATGCTGCCTGGGCAATTTGCACCACCCAGGCCCAGTGGTGGGCCTCCACAGCCTTTCCCTGTTCCGCCACAGTTTGGGCAGCAGCCTATAGGTCCTCCACCACCTGGTCAGATGGTGAGAGGGCCTCCTGCTCCGCCAAGGCCGGGGATTCCCGCCCCGTCTCCGCCTCATCCTGGGATGCCTCCTCCACCTGGCAGCGGCGTTCCGGTGTTCGGACCTCCTCGCCCAGGCATGCCTCCTCCACCGAACCCACAAAACCAGCAACAGCAATAGTGGTAATGAACTaggtaatttcttttttttttcttcttctattttgatttgtttCTGATAACTAATATAGCTTGTGTCTTATGGTTATCTAGCATAATTTGTGTAggattatatttttctttttgtttttgtctaAGATTGTGATGTCTTGATGGACGAAGAGTGGTCATAGAAGTTCATGAAATTAAGATACGATGGGAATTTGCAGttttgaaataaaaatgaaattgttCATCATGTATTTTGGTATTATGATTTGTAGATATGTTAGAATGCTATCACTAGAAGCAATTAGCTGCAGACAAAGAAGACAGTATTTGGCATATCATAGTCATACTCATAAACAGTTTATGAGTTTACTTTTGGATATAGGGTATAATCCTAATAAATCATTTTGTTAGTTTATGATTGAGTAACAGAAGGAAATCAGTTAGTTGGTATGAAGTTTATTAGTATAATGGTAGCAGCAACTTACATGAGTTTTGTGATAAATCTTTTGTCTTTCACTTGTACCTTTTTATATGTGAGTTTATTTATAGGAAATTTCTATggattttctttctttgtgtTTGTGATTTGACTGTGAATCCTGCTAATTGAATTAGGCAGCCTTCATTGTCAAACAATTTTggtttatttaaataataatgtaGCTAATTTGAACTATCTATGGATGACTTTACTATGAATAAACTATCTATAGATGCTTTTGTTCTCCCCCAAAATGAAATACACTGTCTCTCACTTTTCATAGTTGAGCTGAACCCGTGACCATGTATCTTAGATTTcagttttcattttattctcTTATTCACTTATCCATAGTCATTGAAGTTGTTATTAATTCCAAGGTCAAACTCGATACCTCCTGCTGAAGATTCTCGTTTATCCTCAAGTCTGGATTCATTCCGTGGTTTTCATGCAGGATTGTAGTCAGCACAACTGTTTAGCTTTATTTTGGGCATTTCAATGCTAGTCAATGGTATTTTGCTAATAAATAACGGAATAAAATTTACTTGGTTAATATTTTTGTCTCTCTGTGGATGACAAATAACAGGAATTTGGATTCTCTAAAGtttaaatttcactttagagggtaaagtgtgatctctcactaCTTATTTCATAAGTGGGGCCAAGaaaaaatatgagagagaaaccATTCAATAATGAGAGAttacactttactctctaaagtgaaaatTGAAAATTCAGAGGATCCAAATTCAATAacaaaatcaaaagagaagGAGAGGGAGGGGGTGGGGGGGAAGATAATTAGAATAACTTAGTATACTTCTGTCACATATGTTCCCGTTTTCTGTCGAATATATTTCATTGCCTTGCATAAAACAGATTTTCGGAACAAGCATGTTTTGTAGGATGTGATTAAATTTGTCACATCTATTTGGTATAAAGCTAATGTTCTTTTTAGAGGACTTTCCCACTTAAATATGTTGAGATTTGTAAGCTACACGTCATAGAAAGCACTTTAAATccccctctctccctctcctttTTTTTCCCATGATCTTCCATAGAGGATCTCTTACCATCCATTTCCTTTTATTATCTTCTCTCGTTCTTAATCATATtcttttttatagaaaaatacaTTTCATTAATCAAATAATAGAAATTATTGAAGCTGAATTAACTGATTGACCCCTTAGACTATATATTTGGAATATAAATTAAAGAGTGATGCTAGGTAACCAACTTTTTTGGCCAACATCAGccaacttttttaaaattattttgtttatcttAAAATCTAGACGCTAACTCGTAAATCTTTAACCTTAAATCCTAAATTATAAACCTAAACACTAATGTTGGCTAACTAAAAGGTGGTTCTCTATACTTTCGTTAAATTAAAACATGATACAGATTGTATGTATCGTATGTTTTGTTTATCTCAttttggttgggtacttttaCATGAGCTGAATAATTTGGTGTTAATATTATTATACGAGTAGTACATTCTATTCATTCTATATACCAAAAGTATTAACCACTAGTTAGAAGTGGGGCTGTCACCTGGTGTTCTCCGTGACCAATCTGTTCTTTAATTGTACGGTCATATCCATTGAATTATGTGCCTCTGATTTTTTCTATCTGCATTTTCAGCAACCTTTATTTTTTGCTGACATGTTAACATTACTTTCAGCCAGTTCACTGGTTATTGTAGAATCTGTGgactaaattttttatgaagAAATCCATTTTTTTGTATGGTCACTAGTTACAACTAATTTATTAAATCTTTAACTTGGATTTGTATTAGCATCTTGTAGTTCATTTTTGTCTTATCTGCTCTGACCTATGGTTAACTAGCATCCCTCATTTTTTCTCTACTAAACAGAGATGTTTAAATTACTGTGCAGCTAAATTCGAGTTGTTATTGTTGGTGCTctgaagaattgaagatttggACCTTGGACATGTGCATGTTGCAAACCATCTTGTAGTTAAGCGGTGATTGTTGCTTGTACAACCTAGATCATTCTCTTGTTAgggaattttttaaaatgtgttGATGAGAAGTTATATGTTAGAAAATCATGTTTTTGGGGAGGTTATGCTATTGCAGCCTGAGCATTAGACTTATAAATCAATTGTGTAGATTGTCAAGAAAGGAACAAAAATATGATGCCGGATTGCAAAGACAGTGTACCGATTTGTGAGTGTAGGACCGATCTGTGACCCCCATATATTTCCGATTACATAATATACTTATGACTTGGGTAATGTTGAGCAATCTTTTTAGCTATCTACAATTATTAGATAAAGGATAGCTAGTAGTTCAAATAAAACGTTCCATGGATAATTTAAATGGAACAGTAAATGTGCTATTTGTTTCACCAAACATTTTCCCCCATTTTACTGGAAAACATTCATAACTGGAAAATTTTGTAATCAGAACTTGCTTATTCTGTATGTAAGAGATCTCAACTAACATAATTATACAACTTTCCTTTACAAGATTAACAACTCTAATACATATACAATTTCTCATCAAGCTGTGTCAGCCATGGATGGTATTTTAAAATCTACTTGGAATATCTTTCTTCTAATTTAAGCTGTTGGATTCTTTGCCGTAGTCTACGCCGGTGGTCATGAATTTTCCAAAGGCCATGTCCCAATATAACCGTTGAGTATATGCCATGTGTGATAATGGGAGCTAGAATGTTATTTGTCTGTCACATAACCATTGCCAATTagtttatccttgaaactattACACAAAACcgaaaaatattttcagaagATTATATAAAATGTAAAGCTAAGAAGATTACTTGAATCCATTCAAAACCCAAGTAGAGGGCAAGAAGTCCTTCAAGAAGAGGGgaatatatctttttcatttggCGCTTCTCATACCATGCTGCAAACCGAAAGCAGATAGTGCAATCAGACTCATGAAACAGATATAATAAGTAGAAACTGCTTAATCAATGACTAGTAGATATTATATCATAGAGAAACTTTATAACTTTATGACTTTATTCCACCACTTTCTGAACCAAATGAAACTTTGTTCAATCTATGAATCTATGAACTGATTCTAATGCTTTGCTGCAGGGATAAGTAATTGAACCTTCAAACAGCTTTTTCAAATCTTGACAGCCCGAGCGAGATTGCAAAACAGGTGCCACAACATAAGTGGGATCTGAAAGAAGTAAACAAATAAGCAAGAGATCGTTAAGCAAgcttaaaaacaaaataagtCAATACAAAGGGAAAACATGTTGAAGGGCAATAAGAAGAGGACCTTTGGGCGAGGCAGCCACATAATAGAGAGAACCAGTAAGAACAGCTGTGAGTACAGCTACAAATGCTTGCGCAAAAGGTACAAACGGAGGCAATACCCCTGTCTACAATTTTGCAAATAAATCACCATTTAGCCACTGGAATGAAAACTTTTGCTTTGGATACTTGTAATAAGTAGCCCTTGTCAGATGGTATAACTGAAAAAAGAATAGTAACTTGAGCAATAGGTTCTTGGTAGGAACTCGCGTCAACAACTTCTGTAAATCCAAAAGCTTTTGCTGCGGCAACAACAAACACAATAACAAATAATGATCCAAGGATTGTGCTAGGTGAAAAAACAATATTCAGATCGATTTCAGGACTGATTTTGGCACCTTTTTCACACTTATGTGGATTCTTATCCACGCCAATTATTCGAGATGCTCCCCTTAGTTTTGCACCTTGTGCAACCTAATTAAAGGAGAATTCATAAATTATCTTGTAGTTCGGAAATGATAATTAGTAATCAATTGAGAACTGAAAAGTTAAGATAGACAGAGTTGTTCGCTGCACTTACAGAAAGGCCAACAGTTCCGAGACCAAATATCACCCCAGTTGATCCTTTTGTCACATTAGCAACATTCCATGCTGCGCCTAGACCTTCCATGAGTGACATAATCAATCAGAAACCAAGAATTTATCAATGGAATTAAGAGTTATGAATTCATCGAAGCAAGGCAGCAACTAGAGTTTAGTGGGCACTCTAATATTACTTTTAGATCAAGACTAActctaagaaaatgcatgaaatgCCACTTTGATTCTAGACATATTATGTTTCAATACATGAAGTGCCACATATAAgaaccattcccaacccaagcAAAATGTGAACTTCTAAGTTTAAGTTAAGCAATCATTATTTCAGGCATTCAATAAGCCCAACAACACATGAAGTCAGTATTTTGTATTAACAACTTCTGAAGAGGCAGCAGCTATGTATGAGCGTGAGAATCCATCAACCCAGTTAAATAGTTTCCAGTAAGTatcagaacaagaaaattacAAATACAAGAAATAGAAAGCCTAAGATCATTATGAAACTATACTTACTTTTAAATCATGTGaaagttttaaattttcttcAAGATCGCTTTTTCTTTTGGCCAACTCATTAGATGCAGCTGTGATGGCTTCATTTTGCTTGTCATTGACTGcctaataaacaaaaaatatgtgAATTTGGGAATTGTAGTTCAACAAACTGCTGAAAGATAACCATAAATAACAAAGACATCAATAGTGATTTACTGAGTGAAACATAATAGAATAGTGAAAGACACACATATGAGCTGAGTAACTTTACCTTTTTTCCCTGATCAGGCAGCATATTCAAAACTGAGCATAAATGaacttttaattatttaaacaaaAGCTGCATCAACCAGCCCCTTCTCTCGGGTATAATCCAAATCACTCGAACTCCCACTTCCACTTCAAAATCCCAGAAAAAAGGGAAAACCCCACTTGCACTAGAACTCCCACATCAAGAGGGAATGATCAAAATGTAAAGAAATATCCCTCAGagctaataaataaataagataaaatataagCACATGAATCCAAAAATTGCAATTAACATGAGAAAAGCATGGATTGCATGTACAGAGGCAGCATCAAACTTAATTTCACAAGTACAGTTCAGCAGGGCAGCAGGTAGAATCAGGTCAAATGAAACAGAAACAGCACAGCAATGATCACACCAACATCATTCAGCAAACAAGCAGTATTAAGCCATGTTGGATAATCAAGAACGgagcaattatcaggcctagaatcctctaaccacaacctagctacctaacagcatatatatctatctatcctaacaaacataattaatcagcaatctaactaaaaataacaacagaattaataaaagaaagtaaagaaaCAGAGCAGGAAGCAGGGATGAAGCAGGGACCTGGAATGTAGCAGAGACAAACTGGGAAATGGAAAGGGGAAGAAGAGCAGAAGTAGTGCCGCCCAGAGTTGGTGGTGGCCGGCTGAGCTCGCGGCGGCCCAAACGGCGGAACGATGCAGGGCAGAGAGATTCAGACGTGATAATGCTATGAAATATCGTGACTccaaacttttaaattttctcGCTGAACAGGGTACTTTGTCCGAGTTTTCTTGTCCTGGTACCTCTCAACAAAATGGTAGAGCTGAGCGTAAACACCGTCATATTCTTGACTCTGTCCGTGCGATGCTTATCTCCTCTTCCTGTCCTGAGCGTGCTTGGGGTGAAGCTGTCCTCACTGTTGTTCATGCTATCAATAGACTCCCTTCCTCTGTGCTTGGTAACACTACTCCCTTTGAGCGTCTTTATCATACTTCTCCCGATTACAGTTTTCTCCGTGTTTTTGGTTGTGTCTGTTTTGTCCTTCTTCAGCCTCATGAACATAATAAGCTTGAACCTCGGGCTCGCATGTGTTGTTTTCTTGGTTATGCTTCTGAACATAAGGGTTATCGTTGTTGGGATCCTATCTCTCGCCGTATTCATATATCTCGTCATGTTGTCTTCTGGGAGCATCACATGTTCTCTAGTTTTTCCTCTTTTGAGTCCATTCCTTCTACTACGTCACCATTTTTTACTAACCAAAATATTGATCTCTTTCCTAGTGATGATACTACAGGGTCTACCCCAAGTCCACCCCTCGAGGCTCCTCATCCTCCACCTTCTCCATCTCCCGATGATTCCAGTCCGGACGGCGATCCCGCTCCTAGCGTCATGCCTCCTCCTCCCAGTCGTTCTTTTAGGGTAAGGAATCCACCTCCTCATCTTCTTGGTTATAATTGCTTTTCTACTATTCTTCATCAACATGAACCTAAGTCATTCAGAGAAGCCTTCACAAATCCAAATTGGCAACAAGCAATGTAGGAAGAAATACAGGCACTT
The Arachis stenosperma cultivar V10309 chromosome 7, arast.V10309.gnm1.PFL2, whole genome shotgun sequence genome window above contains:
- the LOC130939365 gene encoding uncharacterized protein LOC130939365 produces the protein MEGLGAAWNVANVTKGSTGVIFGLGTVGLSVAQGAKLRGASRIIGVDKNPHKCEKGAKISPEIDLNIVFSPSTILGSLFVIVFVVAAAKAFGFTEVVDASSYQEPIAQTGVLPPFVPFAQAFVAVLTAVLTGSLYYVAASPKDPTYVVAPVLQSRSGCQDLKKLFEAWYEKRQMKKIYSPLLEGLLALYLGFEWIQTNNILAPIITHGIYSTVILGHGLWKIHDHRRRLRQRIQQLKLEERYSK